One SAR202 cluster bacterium genomic window, GATAGGTTCCCCCCCAGGATAATGTCGGTGCCCCGGCCTGCCATGTTAGTGGACACCGTCACCGTGCCGGGGCGGCCCGCCTGCGCCACTATCTGCGCCTCCCGCTCGTGGTTCTTGGCGTTCAGCACCTCGTGCTTGATGCCCTTGCGCCGTAGCAGCTCGCTCAGCCGCTCCGACTTCTCCACCGACGTAGTCCCCACCAGTACCGGCCTCCCCTGCTTGTGCATCTCCTCAATCTCGCCCACGACTGCTTTCCACTTGGCCTGCTCCGTCTGGAAGATCAGGTCAGAGCTGTCCTTGCGAATCATCGGCACGTTGGTGGGAATCGGCACTACGTCCAGGCGGTATATCTTCAGGAACTCCTCCGCCTCTGTGAGGGCCGTTCCCGTCATGCCCGCCAGTTTCTTGTACATGCGAAAATAGTTCTGCAGCGTTATGGTGGCGTAGGTCACGCTCTCCCGCTGCACCTTCAGCCCCTCCTTCGCCTCCACCGCCTGGTGCAGCCCATCCGACCAGCGCCGCCCCGGCTGCAACCGTCCCGTGAACTCGTCGACTATGATTACCTCGCCGTCCTTCACCACGTACTCGCGGTCCTTCAGATACGTAACATGGACCTTGACCGCGTTCTCCAGGTACTGCACCAGATGGAAGTTCTCCGGCGCGTACAGGTTCTCCACCTTCAGCCACCCCTCCAGCTTATCGACTCCCTCCTCGGTAATCGATATCGCCCGCGTTTTCTCATCGATGGTGAAATCGTCTTCGTGCTTCAGCCTCGGCGCCAGCTGGGCCATAGTGTAATAAAGCTGCACCGGCTCCTGGGCCGGGCCGCTGATAATAAGCGGCGTCCGCGCCTCATCGACCAGGATGTTGTCCACCTCGTCGACGATGGCGTAGTTCAGCTCCGCCTGCACCTGCCGGCTCAAGTCCAGCGCCATGTTGTCTCGCAGATAGTCGAAGCCGAACTCGTTGTTGGTGCCGTAGGTGATGTCCGCCCGGTAGGCCTCGTGTCTGGTCACCGGCCTCAAGCTGAGATAGCTCGGATTGCCGTCCTTTACCGACGGGTCGTACATAAACGACGAATCGTGCTGCAAGCACCCCACTGATATGCCCAGCATGTGATAAATAGGTCCCATCCAAACAGGGTCGCGGCGGGCCAGGTAGTCGTTCACCGTCACTACGTGGACGCCCTTCCCCATCAGCGCATTCAGATAGCTGGGCAGCGTCGCCACCAGCGTTTTCCCCTCACCCGTTTTCATCTCTGCGATGTTCCCACTGTGCAGCACCGCCCCGCCGATAAGCTGCACGTCGTAGTGGCGCTGGCCTATGGTACGCTTCGCCGCCTCGCGAACGGCGGCAAAGGCATCGTGCATAATATCTTCTAAATCGTGGCCCTGAGTGAGACGCTTCTTGAACCATTCCGTCTTGCCCCTGAGCTCCTCGCTCGTCAGCTTCTCGTACTCAGGCTCCAGGTCGTTGATGCGCTGTACCAGGCCCTTGTATTTCTTGACTATGCGGTCCTGGGGCGTCCCCATGACCTTTTCTAGAATTTTAACCATGGTCTCCTATGGGTCCTATCGGCTTGGAGGTGCGGCAAGCTGGTTTTGAATCAAGGCCCTATCCCTGTCCCCTGTCTGGTTCTCTCCCCCCTTGAGGCCTGTCCTGAGCCTGGTCGAAGGAGGGAGAGCTAGAGCGGGGGGGTCGGGGTAGGGCGGGGAGTTGCTGCCACCATCTCCAAGCACTAGTTTTTCCTACTGGAACAGAGCGCCCACTGACTCCCCTCTATGTATCCGGCTGATGGCCTCCCCCAAAAGGGGCGCCACCGACAGGACAGTTATCTTCCCGTTCCGCCGCTTGTTGTCCAGAGGCACCGTGTCCGTCACCACAAATTCACGTATCTCGCTCTTTACGATTCTATCAGTCGCCGGCCCCGAAAATATGGGGTGCGTCACGCACGAGTATATCTCCTTGGCGCCCCGGGCCTTCAGCGCCTCCACCGCCGCCAGCGTTGATCCCCCCGTGTCTATCTCATCGTCGAAAGTTATCACGTTCTTATTCTTCACATCGCCGATGACGTTCAGGCTCTGCGCCATCGAATTATTCCCGTCCCGCCGCTTTTCGATGATCGCCAGCGGGCAGCCCAGCCGCTCCGCCACGTCCCGCGCCCTCTTGCTTATGCCGATGTCTATGGCCACCACCACCAGGTCTTCGATAGCTTTATCCCTGAAATAGCTCACCAGCAGCGGCAGGGCCGTCAGTTCGTCCACCGGTATGTTAAAGAACCCCTGTATCTGGCCGGCGTGCAGGTCCACCGTCAAAAGCCGGTCCGCCCCCGCCGCCGTCAGCAAGTCCGCCACCAGCCTTGCCGTTATAGGTACACGGGGCTGGTCTTTCTTGTCCGTTCGCGAATACCCGTAGTACGGCACCACCGCCGTTATTCGCCCCGCCGACGCCCGCTTCGCGGCGTCGATCATTATCAGCAGCTCCATTATGTGGTCGTTCACGGGAGTGCATGTTGGCTGCACTATAAATACGTCCCGTTCCCTAATATTGTTCAGTATCTTAACGAAGGTGTTGTCGTTCGTGAACTTGAACACCTCCGCCTGGCCCTGGGGTATGCCCAGGTAGCGGCAGATGTTTCTCGACAGCTCCGGGTGGGCGTTCCCGCTCAGTACACAAAGCTCTTCGCTTAAAGAAACCATTAAGCTAATCCCCCGTTAGCTCGCAATTTAGATATAAACTCCCCTTATCCAAATGTGCCGTACCCATTGGGATTATACACTGGCGCGGATACCGTGGGGTAGTCCAAAGCTGTAGTCGCTAGAATGCCTTCCGCGTCGATATCATCATGGTCTCCCTGTGCAGCCCCTCATGGAGAAGTTACAATTTATTTATCAGCTTTCTCATGTGTCATGCGGAGTGGATGGGATTTAGAGGGGGTTATACACATGCAAAGTTCCGAAGGTCTATCGCCGTCAGCCCGTGAATCATTGCAAAGCCGTCTCGAAGCTCAGCGTCAAGAACTTGAGCGGCAGGCGGAATCCCATACCCGCGCCAACCCTCCAGACCAGCGCCTTCGCGACGTCAACGCCGCCCTCAAGCGCCTGGAAGTCGGCACCTACGGCGTGTGCTTCGACTGCGCAAAGCCTATCCCCCAACCCACCCTCGATGCTGACCCCCTGGCCATCCGTGACACCGAATGCCTGCAAGCCTATGAGGCCATTGGAAAGGACCAGGCCGCCGGCGCTATCGTTTCGCCTGCACGGCCTGGTCTGTAAACGCAAGCTAGGGTCTGCTGGCTGCCGCCTCCTTGGCAAACTGTAGCGCGACGTAGTCCGCCAGGTTAACCTTGCTCAAATCCGGAGGTGTCTGGCTCTCCGGAAACAGCTTGTGTGCAATCTCAATGCCCTCCACGGAGACCTCCGGCGTCTGAGGCACGGCTGGCTCATAGATGGCGACGATAGTCTCCACCAGTTGCCGGTCACGGCCAGGGACGGCCTGCAGAACAGCCTCCACCGCCGCCTTCTGGTCTGAGTGCGCCAGCCGCTGCGCCCGCAGAATCGCCCTCGTCATAGCCGCCAGGGCCTCAGGCTTGGCTCCGACATAATTTCGAGTAGTGACCATCGAATGTATCTGCCGGCCTGATATTTCCGGGACCTCTCCCTTGGACTGATTAACTAGGATCACCGCGTCCTGCTGCACCAACGCCTTCTCCAAAAATGGCGTGTGAGCGTACAAGGCGTCCACCCGTTTATCCCCAAACGCCTGGTTCTGCTCCTCGCCATGAATGACCACCATCTCAATGTCCTTGTCCACATCCAGCCCCACCGACGCAAATAGCGCCCGCAGTCTGGTCGGCGGTCCGGGCGCTACACGCACCTTCAGCCCCTTGATCCCCTGCAGCCGCTCCTCCAGGGGCGCTGTGGGCGACAGCTTATGCGCCTCAAGGATATCTTTGCGCACGATAAGATTGATCTGATCGTTTGTAAGCAGATTCGCGAAGACAACTACTGGCTGTTGCTGTCCAATTAGGTTCAAATACATAGGTGGCGGCATGACAGCCACGTCCGCCCTTCCTTGAAGCAGCATTTGGGGTGCGCCTTGCGGGACCGGCGGCGTCACCAATTGGACGTCCAGCCTTCCTCCTTGAAAAGGCCCGCGCCCAGGGCCACCCAGAAGCTCACAAACTGCAAGTTGTCCAAGGTGGGGACCATCACCCGCACCGTGGTAAGGGCGGCCGGCGCCGGCTGAGTCGCCGTCGCTGTGGGCGATGGCACGGCGGTGGGCGACGGCGCAGACGTCGCTGCGGGTGGAAGTGTGGCGGTCGCCGTGGGGCTGGGCTCGGCCCCTCCGCACCCTGCGAGAAGAAAAGCGCCCGCAATGCTGATAATAAACAGCGCTAAAGACTTCATGACTCCTCCTGTTTCGCTAGCTCTTGCGGAGATTGACCATAGGCTATTGGCGCTTCTTCGGGCCGTCAGGAGGCCGCGAACCCTTTTTACCAGAGGAAAGAGTCCCTAGACCATCAGGAACCTTTAAGTCCATACTGTTGGGCGCCAAGCCGGGAGTCCCGTTCTGCCAGGGCCTCCAGTCCCTCGGTTGACGCTGGAACATAGAGTATCCTTACGCCATGAGGAAGTCCGCAATGCTTTCGCGAATGCTG contains:
- a CDS encoding ABC transporter substrate-binding protein translates to MRRGRAQPHGDRHTSTRSDVCAVAHRRAIAHSDGDSAGAGRPYHGAGDGPHLGQLAVCELLGGPGRGPFQGGRLDVQLVTPPVPQGAPQMLLQGRADVAVMPPPMYLNLIGQQQPVVVFANLLTNDQINLIVRKDILEAHKLSPTAPLEERLQGIKGLKVRVAPGPPTRLRALFASVGLDVDKDIEMVVIHGEEQNQAFGDKRVDALYAHTPFLEKALVQQDAVILVNQSKGEVPEISGRQIHSMVTTRNYVGAKPEALAAMTRAILRAQRLAHSDQKAAVEAVLQAVPGRDRQLVETIVAIYEPAVPQTPEVSVEGIEIAHKLFPESQTPPDLSKVNLADYVALQFAKEAAASRP
- the secA gene encoding preprotein translocase subunit SecA, with the protein product MVKILEKVMGTPQDRIVKKYKGLVQRINDLEPEYEKLTSEELRGKTEWFKKRLTQGHDLEDIMHDAFAAVREAAKRTIGQRHYDVQLIGGAVLHSGNIAEMKTGEGKTLVATLPSYLNALMGKGVHVVTVNDYLARRDPVWMGPIYHMLGISVGCLQHDSSFMYDPSVKDGNPSYLSLRPVTRHEAYRADITYGTNNEFGFDYLRDNMALDLSRQVQAELNYAIVDEVDNILVDEARTPLIISGPAQEPVQLYYTMAQLAPRLKHEDDFTIDEKTRAISITEEGVDKLEGWLKVENLYAPENFHLVQYLENAVKVHVTYLKDREYVVKDGEVIIVDEFTGRLQPGRRWSDGLHQAVEAKEGLKVQRESVTYATITLQNYFRMYKKLAGMTGTALTEAEEFLKIYRLDVVPIPTNVPMIRKDSSDLIFQTEQAKWKAVVGEIEEMHKQGRPVLVGTTSVEKSERLSELLRRKGIKHEVLNAKNHEREAQIVAQAGRPGTVTVSTNMAGRGTDIILGGNLSAVPDMTKEQWEQDHKRIVEMGGLHVVGTEHHEARRIDNQLRGRSGRQGDQGSTQFYASMEDEIIRRFGGERAKNMMQSVSKWAGISPDDPLESGMIGKLIGSAQSKVEGYHFEIRKHLLEYDDVLNQQRAHIYAERKKILGGTDFREAVMTMVKDAIEELVSSHLSANEPEDWNAEGFIQEINGIMPPPQDLSTKEQVTRLSPQEIKDKLWAHSEAMYAQREQEQGAESMRVLERLVMLRSLDLHWVQHLTNMERLRQGVGLQAYAQRDPLTVYRTEGRKMYDELLSRMRHDVVHSIYRVYLKQAPGPEETEETDGKAQGAPLADGESKAKRLQGGSRPQQSPMAAMARKESVAVTATKIGRNDPCYCGSGKKYKRCHGAA
- a CDS encoding ribose-phosphate pyrophosphokinase — encoded protein: MVSLSEELCVLSGNAHPELSRNICRYLGIPQGQAEVFKFTNDNTFVKILNNIRERDVFIVQPTCTPVNDHIMELLIMIDAAKRASAGRITAVVPYYGYSRTDKKDQPRVPITARLVADLLTAAGADRLLTVDLHAGQIQGFFNIPVDELTALPLLVSYFRDKAIEDLVVVAIDIGISKRARDVAERLGCPLAIIEKRRDGNNSMAQSLNVIGDVKNKNVITFDDEIDTGGSTLAAVEALKARGAKEIYSCVTHPIFSGPATDRIVKSEIREFVVTDTVPLDNKRRNGKITVLSVAPLLGEAISRIHRGESVGALFQ